The proteins below are encoded in one region of Peromyscus eremicus chromosome 10, PerEre_H2_v1, whole genome shotgun sequence:
- the Fgf5 gene encoding fibroblast growth factor 5 isoform X2 → MSLSLLFLLFSSHLILSAWAHGEKRLTPEGQPAAPRNPGDSSGSRGRSSTTSSSSSSSASSPVAASPGSPGSGSDHSSFQWSPSGRRTGSLYCRVGIGFHLQIYPDGKVNGSHEASVLS, encoded by the coding sequence ATGAGCTTGTCcttgctcttcctcctcttcagcaGCCACCTGATCCTCAGCGCTTGGGCTCACGGGGAGAAGCGTCTCACTCCCGAAGGGCAACCCGCGGCTCCGAGGAACCCGGGAGACTCCAGCGGCAGCCGGGGCAGAAGTAGCACGACGTCTTCCTCGTCGTCGTCTTCTGCCTCCTCCCCAGTCGCAGCTTCCCCGGGCAGCCCGGGAAGCGGCTCGGATCACAGCAGTTTCCAGTGGAGCCCTTCGGGGCGCCGGACCGGCAGCCTGTACTGCAGAGTGGGCATCGGCTTCCATCTGCAGATCTACCCGGATGGCAAAGTCAATGGCTCCCACGAAGCCAGCGTGTTAA